The Amycolatopsis sp. DG1A-15b genome window below encodes:
- a CDS encoding HAMP domain-containing sensor histidine kinase — translation MKRLSLRARLLLLTAGLLLAGLTLIGALVSDQLERFQLDRLDGQLRSMTELISRAAGPPPAANPVVRPDLVDPALGLFGAPYVVYLDAGGAVAGGLHSSRVDGAALPPIDAMRTVPADGTAVDLDAADGSQRWRAIARPAVRWGGTVVSAAPLTEADATIAQLRTSSLVTGAALLVLLTAAGGLALRRGLRPLRRIEYTAAAIAGGDLTRRVPDLAAPGTEIGHLAASLNAMLGQLERAFADRAASEARMRTFVSDVSHELRTPLFGIKGSTELYRMGALTGPSDVDETMRRIDREATRLTALTEDLLLLAQLDEAPEEQLDRAPMDLRTLAGDARHDLRALDPARAVSLTGPGGAGPPGPAPVDADEARLRQVVTNLVGNAAAHTPPGTRVRIGVGTADGRAVLEVADEGPGMTAEQASRVFNRFYRADRSRTRTPGADAGLGLAIARSLARAHGGDVELETTLGEGACFRLALPLPENGFTD, via the coding sequence GTGAAGCGGCTTTCCCTGCGGGCCCGGCTGCTGCTGCTCACCGCGGGCCTGCTGCTCGCCGGCCTGACCCTGATCGGCGCGCTGGTTTCGGATCAGCTGGAGCGTTTCCAGCTCGACCGCCTCGACGGCCAGCTGCGCTCGATGACCGAGCTCATCTCCCGGGCGGCGGGGCCGCCCCCGGCCGCGAACCCGGTCGTGCGGCCCGATCTCGTCGATCCCGCGCTCGGGCTGTTCGGCGCCCCGTACGTCGTGTACCTCGACGCGGGCGGCGCGGTGGCGGGCGGCCTCCACTCCTCCCGGGTGGACGGGGCGGCGCTGCCGCCGATCGACGCGATGCGGACGGTCCCGGCCGACGGGACGGCCGTCGACCTGGACGCCGCCGACGGGTCGCAGCGCTGGCGGGCCATCGCCCGGCCGGCCGTCCGCTGGGGCGGGACGGTCGTTTCGGCCGCGCCGCTCACCGAAGCCGACGCCACGATCGCCCAGCTGCGGACGAGCAGCCTGGTCACCGGCGCCGCACTGCTCGTCCTGCTGACCGCGGCCGGCGGGCTCGCCCTCCGGCGGGGCCTGCGGCCGCTGCGCCGGATCGAGTACACGGCCGCGGCGATCGCCGGCGGTGACCTCACCCGGCGCGTCCCGGACCTCGCGGCGCCCGGCACGGAGATCGGGCACCTCGCGGCGTCGCTCAACGCCATGCTCGGCCAGCTCGAACGGGCCTTCGCCGACCGGGCCGCGTCCGAGGCGCGGATGCGCACGTTCGTCTCGGACGTCAGCCACGAACTGCGCACCCCGCTGTTCGGCATCAAGGGTTCCACCGAGCTCTACCGGATGGGTGCACTGACCGGACCGTCCGATGTGGACGAAACGATGCGCCGCATCGACCGCGAAGCCACCCGGCTCACCGCGCTGACCGAGGATCTGCTGCTGCTCGCCCAGCTCGACGAGGCACCCGAAGAGCAGCTCGACCGGGCTCCGATGGACCTGCGCACCCTCGCCGGCGACGCCCGGCACGACCTGCGGGCCCTCGACCCGGCCCGCGCCGTTTCCCTGACCGGCCCGGGCGGTGCCGGCCCGCCCGGCCCGGCACCGGTCGACGCCGACGAAGCCCGGCTGCGGCAGGTCGTCACCAACCTCGTGGGCAACGCCGCCGCCCACACGCCACCGGGCACGCGCGTGCGGATCGGGGTCGGGACGGCGGACGGCCGCGCGGTGCTCGAGGTGGCCGACGAGGGTCCGGGGATGACGGCCGAGCAGGCGAGCCGCGTCTTCAACCGCTTCTACCGGGCCGATCGCTCCCGGACGCGCACGCCCGGCGCCGACGCCGGGCTGGGCCTCGCCATCGCCCGGTCACTGGCCCGCGCCCACGGCGGCGACGTCGAACTCGAGACCACGCTCGGGGAAGGTGCCTGCTTCCGGCTCGCGTTGCCGTTGCCGGAGAACGGGTTCACGGACTGA
- a CDS encoding response regulator transcription factor — MTSRLLVVDDEPTVRELLSAALRFAGFRVTSAATAREAVAAATAEPPDLVLLDVMLPDMDGFEVVRRLRERHPGHGAPVPVLFLTARDRQSDKVTGLSLGADDYVTKPFDLAELIARIRAILRRTAGHPAGALTVGTLALDAEGHQVTRAGQAIRLSATEFRLLRYLMENAGRVVSKTQILDRVWRDDFGGDAGIVDTYISYLRRKVDTAEPKLIHTVHGVGYVLREPRR; from the coding sequence ATGACGTCCCGGCTGCTGGTGGTGGACGACGAGCCCACCGTCCGCGAGCTGCTCTCCGCCGCGCTGCGCTTCGCCGGCTTCCGGGTGACGTCGGCGGCCACCGCGCGGGAAGCCGTCGCCGCGGCCACCGCGGAGCCGCCCGACCTGGTGCTGCTGGACGTCATGCTGCCGGACATGGACGGCTTCGAAGTGGTCCGGCGGCTGCGCGAGCGGCACCCCGGCCACGGCGCGCCGGTGCCCGTCCTCTTCCTGACTGCGCGGGACCGCCAGTCCGACAAGGTCACCGGCCTGTCCCTCGGCGCCGACGACTACGTGACGAAGCCCTTCGACCTGGCGGAGCTGATCGCGCGGATCCGCGCGATCCTCCGCCGGACCGCGGGCCACCCGGCGGGCGCGCTCACGGTGGGCACGCTCGCGCTCGACGCCGAGGGCCACCAGGTGACGCGCGCGGGGCAGGCGATCCGCTTGTCCGCCACGGAGTTCCGGTTGCTGCGTTACCTGATGGAGAACGCCGGCCGGGTGGTCTCGAAGACACAGATCCTCGACCGGGTGTGGCGCGACGACTTCGGCGGCGACGCCGGCATCGTCGACACCTACATCTCCTACCTCCGGCGCAAGGTCGACACCGCGGAGCCGAAGCTCATCCACACCGTGCACGGCGTGGGTTACGTGCTGCGGGAGCCCCGCCGGTGA
- a CDS encoding ribonuclease activity regulator RraA, which produces MVETPDIVRPPAELSAALAAIGSATASGELSRLGIRSAFIRGPVSVTPGVRVAGPALTLQFLPKREDRYPVDEYEEPEKQLHRHVMYHARPGDMIVVDARGDMNSGVFGEMMLTYFKGRGGAGVVVDGCLRDIGEAKRLGLGLWIRGATPNFHAQTDIVPAAVNVPVACGGTLVEPGDIVVADDDGAVVVPVKLAPALVAVAREHAEWEEFSRTRLAEGGDLRRYYPLSDEARPEYERWRAERGRD; this is translated from the coding sequence GTGGTCGAGACGCCCGACATCGTTCGCCCGCCCGCCGAGCTCAGTGCGGCCCTCGCGGCCATCGGCAGCGCGACGGCCAGCGGTGAGCTGAGCCGCCTGGGCATCCGCAGCGCCTTCATCCGCGGCCCCGTTTCGGTGACCCCCGGCGTGCGCGTGGCCGGCCCGGCGCTGACGCTGCAGTTCCTGCCGAAGCGGGAGGACCGCTACCCCGTCGACGAATACGAAGAACCGGAAAAGCAGCTGCACCGGCACGTCATGTACCACGCCCGGCCCGGTGACATGATCGTCGTCGACGCGCGCGGCGACATGAACAGCGGCGTGTTCGGCGAGATGATGCTGACCTACTTCAAGGGCCGTGGCGGCGCCGGCGTGGTGGTCGACGGGTGCCTGCGCGACATCGGCGAGGCCAAGCGGCTCGGCCTCGGGCTGTGGATCCGGGGCGCCACGCCGAACTTCCACGCCCAGACCGACATCGTCCCGGCCGCCGTCAACGTCCCCGTGGCGTGCGGCGGCACGCTCGTCGAGCCGGGCGACATCGTCGTCGCCGACGACGACGGCGCGGTCGTGGTGCCGGTCAAGCTCGCTCCCGCCCTGGTGGCTGTCGCGCGGGAACACGCGGAATGGGAGGAGTTCTCCCGGACGCGGCTGGCCGAGGGCGGCGACCTGCGGCGGTACTACCCGCTGTCGGACGAGGCCCGGCCCGAGTACGAGCGGTGGCGCGCCGAGCGGGGCCGGGACTGA
- a CDS encoding ABC transporter permease subunit, producing MTVLRPKRTPPAPARPAPGGSSSLTPAQRRLGRDWRLAAVFIGPTLVLVAGLILVPIIGSIFTSATERHGAETVFVGLDNYTALAGDALFHKGVLNSFVFTAYAEIFKVVFGLIAALMLHHMRRGRAVVAGVILLPWVIPTVVTAFTWRSLLDPIFGSVNVLLTESGIGPGLAAIGLVDKWPAEWLSDPALAMPAVILVNVWKGIPFFTVTFLAGLKAIDIGLHEAAMVDGASPWQRFVHITLPGLRPVMIVTVLLSSIWTFNNFDLIWLMTQGGPGDATAPYVMVAYSKAIQQLQLGAGAAVTLVMLPIIAVLVVILVRMMRRSDQPGAADLGRRRLSPAQRTALPWVIVAAAVLVLVWASPHIVWKAALVLGVFVVLAAAVGRLVSVLATRGSKLAARLVGGTGTGVALVGLLGFVLAPLYWMTITAFKSDDQIVARTDDLWPTPWSTEQFTNLFTGRAFGTWYVNTILVSVASTVIALVCAALAGYALARLKFRGSESFTVTILLTYVMPGALLFIPLYQLMSGIGLNDSLWSLVLAYPTFTLPFATWLLVGYFKSIPADLEEAALVDGCTRFGAFLRIVLPLAKPGLLAVALFTLTNAWNEFLFAFVFITKDNYKTLPVGMQSMIFGDVVPQGQLAAASLLVSIPVVLMYGFGQRFLTEGLTAGAVKG from the coding sequence GTGACGGTCCTGCGTCCCAAGAGGACACCCCCGGCGCCGGCCCGCCCGGCGCCGGGCGGGTCGTCCTCGCTCACGCCGGCGCAGCGGCGGCTCGGCCGCGACTGGCGCCTCGCCGCGGTGTTCATCGGGCCGACGCTGGTGCTGGTCGCCGGCCTGATCCTGGTCCCGATCATCGGCTCGATCTTCACCAGCGCCACCGAGCGCCACGGGGCGGAGACGGTCTTCGTCGGGCTGGACAACTACACCGCCCTCGCCGGCGACGCCCTGTTCCACAAGGGTGTGCTCAATTCGTTCGTCTTCACCGCGTACGCCGAGATCTTCAAGGTGGTCTTCGGGCTCATCGCGGCGTTGATGCTGCACCACATGCGCCGCGGCCGGGCGGTCGTCGCCGGGGTGATCCTGCTGCCGTGGGTGATCCCGACGGTCGTCACGGCCTTCACCTGGCGGTCGTTGCTCGACCCGATCTTCGGCAGCGTCAACGTCCTGCTCACCGAGTCCGGGATCGGGCCCGGTCTCGCCGCGATCGGGCTCGTCGACAAGTGGCCCGCGGAGTGGCTGTCCGATCCCGCGCTCGCGATGCCCGCGGTCATCCTGGTCAACGTCTGGAAGGGCATCCCGTTCTTCACGGTGACGTTCCTGGCCGGGCTCAAGGCCATCGACATCGGACTCCACGAGGCGGCGATGGTGGACGGCGCCTCGCCGTGGCAGCGCTTCGTGCACATCACGCTGCCGGGGCTGCGCCCGGTCATGATCGTGACGGTGCTGCTGTCGTCGATCTGGACGTTCAACAACTTCGACCTGATCTGGCTGATGACGCAGGGCGGACCCGGGGACGCCACCGCCCCGTACGTGATGGTGGCCTACTCGAAGGCCATCCAGCAGCTGCAGCTGGGCGCGGGCGCCGCGGTCACGCTGGTGATGCTGCCGATCATCGCCGTCCTCGTGGTGATCCTCGTGCGGATGATGCGGCGCAGCGACCAGCCGGGCGCCGCGGACCTGGGGCGACGGCGGCTGAGTCCCGCGCAGCGCACGGCGTTGCCGTGGGTGATCGTCGCGGCCGCGGTGCTCGTGCTGGTCTGGGCGTCGCCGCACATCGTCTGGAAGGCCGCGCTCGTGCTGGGCGTGTTCGTGGTGCTCGCGGCCGCTGTCGGCCGGCTCGTCTCGGTGCTGGCGACGCGGGGCAGCAAGCTGGCCGCACGCCTGGTCGGCGGCACCGGCACGGGGGTCGCGCTCGTGGGGCTGCTGGGCTTCGTGCTCGCCCCGCTCTACTGGATGACGATCACGGCCTTCAAGTCCGACGACCAGATCGTCGCGCGCACCGACGACCTCTGGCCGACGCCGTGGAGCACCGAGCAGTTCACCAACCTGTTCACCGGCCGGGCGTTCGGTACCTGGTACGTCAACACGATCCTGGTTTCGGTGGCGTCCACCGTGATCGCCCTGGTCTGCGCGGCGCTGGCCGGCTACGCGCTGGCGCGGCTGAAGTTCCGGGGATCGGAAAGCTTCACGGTGACGATCCTGCTCACCTACGTGATGCCGGGCGCGCTGCTGTTCATCCCGCTGTACCAGCTGATGAGCGGGATCGGGCTCAACGACTCGCTGTGGTCGCTCGTGCTCGCCTACCCCACGTTCACCCTGCCGTTCGCGACCTGGCTGCTCGTCGGCTACTTCAAGTCGATCCCGGCCGACCTCGAGGAGGCCGCGCTGGTCGACGGCTGCACGCGGTTCGGGGCGTTCCTCCGGATCGTGCTGCCGCTGGCCAAGCCGGGCCTGCTCGCGGTCGCGCTGTTCACGCTCACCAACGCGTGGAACGAGTTCCTGTTCGCCTTCGTGTTCATCACCAAGGACAACTACAAGACGCTGCCCGTCGGCATGCAGTCGATGATCTTCGGTGACGTCGTGCCGCAGGGACAGCTGGCCGCGGCGTCGCTGCTGGTCAGCATCCCGGTCGTGCTCATGTACGGGTTCGGGCAGCGCTTCCTGACCGAAGGCCTCACCGCGGGGGCGGTGAAGGGATGA
- a CDS encoding streptophobe family protein: protein MREVGRGLLAAAAALLAMAGVAVAGLALLGAGRFGGFGPLTAAAVALAAGGSAEAGAVPAGGLPLTVRGALEVMPLGISLAGALVLGALLLRRREAGLLVRGAVAAVALSAGLAVIALLARGALTMSDGVAAGGAGSCGRAAGPARLPLSGRFDAGFSVAVGPVVAGAVVGSLVVVGACWLVTRFPSAATALRAARWPVAGLAVLGLAAAWIFGGTAAAGGVLLALPQLVCGAVLLGLGVPWTISSSGALSCALHAAPVSPGGPLLGLSAVVLLGWGVALAAGHRRPGGPLRRAAAFTGWFAPATGAVLAVVALLSRISVDVTVGAFGLSLPVFAARSAANPLLAVVAGLAGGAVAGFAGSLLADGLSVSSRVWKR from the coding sequence ATGCGGGAGGTGGGGCGGGGCCTGCTGGCGGCCGCCGCCGCGTTGCTCGCCATGGCGGGTGTCGCCGTGGCCGGGCTGGCTCTGCTGGGCGCCGGCCGCTTCGGAGGGTTCGGCCCGCTGACGGCGGCGGCCGTCGCGCTGGCGGCGGGCGGCTCGGCCGAGGCCGGCGCGGTCCCGGCCGGTGGGCTCCCGCTCACCGTGCGGGGCGCCCTCGAGGTGATGCCGCTGGGGATTTCGCTGGCGGGCGCGCTGGTGCTGGGGGCGCTGCTGCTGCGGCGCCGCGAAGCCGGGTTGCTCGTCCGCGGTGCCGTGGCGGCGGTGGCCCTGTCGGCGGGACTCGCCGTGATCGCGCTGCTGGCCCGGGGAGCCCTGACGATGTCGGACGGCGTCGCGGCGGGTGGTGCCGGAAGCTGCGGGCGAGCCGCCGGTCCCGCGCGCCTGCCCCTTTCCGGCCGGTTCGACGCCGGCTTCTCCGTTGCGGTCGGGCCGGTGGTGGCGGGTGCCGTGGTGGGGTCGCTGGTGGTCGTCGGAGCCTGCTGGCTCGTCACCCGGTTCCCTTCGGCGGCAACGGCTTTGCGTGCCGCGCGGTGGCCGGTCGCCGGCCTCGCCGTGCTGGGCTTGGCCGCGGCGTGGATCTTCGGCGGCACCGCGGCGGCCGGGGGTGTCCTGCTCGCTCTCCCCCAGTTGGTGTGCGGAGCCGTGCTGCTGGGGCTCGGCGTGCCGTGGACGATCAGCTCCTCGGGCGCGTTGTCGTGCGCGCTGCACGCCGCGCCCGTCTCGCCGGGTGGCCCGCTGCTCGGGCTGTCGGCCGTGGTGCTGCTGGGCTGGGGCGTCGCCTTGGCGGCCGGGCACCGCCGGCCCGGCGGACCGCTGCGCCGGGCCGCGGCCTTCACCGGGTGGTTCGCTCCGGCGACCGGTGCCGTGCTCGCCGTCGTGGCGCTGCTGTCGCGGATTTCCGTCGACGTCACCGTCGGCGCGTTCGGCCTGTCGCTGCCCGTCTTCGCCGCGCGGTCGGCGGCGAATCCGCTGCTCGCGGTGGTGGCCGGGCTCGCGGGCGGCGCGGTGGCCGGCTTCGCGGGCTCCCTGCTCGCCGACGGGCTCTCCGTATCCTCGCGGGTATGGAAGCGATGA
- a CDS encoding extracellular solute-binding protein, with protein sequence MEEKTDWSRRSFLGLGALGVLGLTGCGSSPAPAPQVDVQVPKALLDQASRLRGGSVGMLSQKLYSEAANKALDKSLQVFASATGTTIRNDLVSGDAGDMVAKMDAEVKAGTNRDLAFMSDRRFVGQLHNLGALTDVTDVVTEMRELYGEPATEANDYCVFDGRWFAIPYHFIASAMYLRKDWYQEKGLPLKPHYTWEELRDNALAVSDPAKRRFGWGLTVNRSGDANGFIANVINTYGGAIADNTGTKVVFNSPETVAAVTFIGDIYTNPKYQPMLPPGIGSWTDSSNNENWLAQILGLTLNQYSVYADSKTKKNPVYANTHPFNGATGPALDRPLAYGESNSFVVFKGAKNPDLAKLVAKFMVGGSALLGVAKEAPCLVNPSWSKVWDSDPYYTSGDPAFAALREQTRAQLPVTTKTGYAFPQTPSPGEQAATAAYLLTDMMQSVIQGTRPADAVAATHARIVQIFEQQGYRQ encoded by the coding sequence ATGGAAGAGAAAACGGACTGGTCGAGACGCTCGTTCCTCGGGCTGGGCGCGCTGGGGGTGCTCGGTCTCACCGGATGCGGCAGCAGTCCCGCCCCCGCACCGCAGGTCGACGTCCAGGTCCCCAAGGCGCTGCTCGATCAAGCTTCCAGGCTGCGCGGCGGGTCGGTGGGGATGCTCTCGCAGAAGCTGTACTCCGAGGCCGCCAACAAGGCGCTGGACAAGTCGCTGCAGGTGTTCGCCTCGGCCACCGGCACCACGATCCGCAACGACCTGGTCTCCGGCGACGCCGGCGACATGGTCGCGAAGATGGACGCCGAGGTGAAGGCGGGCACCAACCGCGATCTGGCCTTCATGAGCGACCGGCGGTTCGTCGGCCAGCTCCACAACCTCGGCGCCCTCACCGACGTCACCGACGTGGTCACGGAGATGCGCGAGCTCTACGGTGAACCCGCGACGGAGGCCAACGACTACTGCGTGTTCGACGGCCGCTGGTTCGCGATCCCGTACCACTTCATCGCCTCCGCGATGTACCTGCGCAAGGACTGGTACCAGGAAAAGGGTCTCCCGCTCAAACCCCACTACACGTGGGAAGAGCTGCGCGACAACGCGTTGGCGGTTTCCGACCCGGCGAAGCGGCGCTTCGGCTGGGGGCTCACGGTGAACCGCTCCGGCGACGCCAACGGCTTCATCGCGAACGTCATCAACACCTACGGCGGGGCGATCGCCGACAACACCGGCACGAAGGTGGTGTTCAACTCGCCGGAGACCGTCGCCGCCGTCACGTTCATCGGCGACATCTACACGAACCCGAAGTACCAGCCGATGCTGCCGCCCGGGATCGGCAGCTGGACCGACTCGAGCAACAACGAGAACTGGCTGGCGCAGATCCTGGGGCTCACGCTCAACCAGTACAGCGTCTACGCCGACTCGAAGACCAAGAAGAACCCGGTCTACGCCAACACGCACCCGTTCAACGGCGCCACCGGGCCGGCGCTCGACCGGCCGCTGGCGTACGGCGAGTCCAACTCGTTCGTCGTGTTCAAGGGGGCGAAGAACCCCGACCTCGCCAAGCTGGTGGCGAAGTTCATGGTCGGCGGGAGCGCGCTGCTGGGGGTCGCGAAGGAAGCACCGTGCCTGGTCAACCCGTCGTGGAGCAAGGTGTGGGACTCCGACCCGTACTACACGAGCGGTGACCCGGCCTTCGCCGCCCTGCGGGAGCAGACCCGCGCGCAGCTCCCGGTGACCACCAAGACCGGCTACGCGTTCCCCCAGACCCCGAGCCCCGGCGAGCAGGCCGCCACCGCCGCCTACCTGCTGACCGACATGATGCAGTCGGTCATCCAGGGCACCCGGCCGGCCGACGCCGTCGCCGCGACCCACGCCCGGATCGTGCAGATCTTCGAGCAGCAGGGCTACCGGCAGTGA
- a CDS encoding mandelate racemase/muconate lactonizing enzyme family protein has translation MRIVNVTTAVVAYHGEATLVRIDTDEGLSGFGEANPDAGAGAVVGMINSLTPLLIGEDPRNVERCWEKLRRSKVFAGPQGGVFVIALSGIELALWDLAGKAAGQPVHRLLGGKFRDRIRLYADCGDGDDPAGSIAGCVDRAQRMVAEGFTALKFDIDDLHHPAKFDVFNHTVNAAELRSMVERVAAVREAIGPDVDLAIDLHARYDVPSACRISWELEPFGLMWLEEPLPAENIDALVRVRAQTRTPICAGENLYLRWGFRELLERGAVDVIEPDVPKCGGLAEAKKIANLAELHYIPFAPHLVSTPLGTMATSHQCAAIPNFFVQEWHALEERAVWDSYVHAPDGSGSIVKDGYITLPDTPGIGVELDMDGVRAHAVAGYGVFE, from the coding sequence ATGCGGATCGTGAACGTCACGACGGCGGTGGTGGCCTACCACGGTGAGGCCACGCTGGTCCGGATCGACACCGACGAAGGCCTCAGCGGGTTCGGCGAGGCCAACCCCGATGCCGGCGCGGGCGCCGTCGTCGGGATGATCAACTCTCTGACCCCCCTGTTGATCGGCGAGGACCCGCGCAACGTCGAGCGCTGCTGGGAAAAACTGCGCCGCAGCAAGGTTTTCGCGGGTCCCCAGGGCGGGGTGTTCGTGATCGCCCTGTCCGGGATCGAGCTCGCGCTGTGGGACCTGGCGGGCAAGGCCGCCGGGCAGCCGGTCCACCGGCTGCTCGGCGGGAAGTTCCGCGACCGCATCCGCCTCTACGCCGACTGCGGCGACGGCGACGACCCGGCGGGCTCGATCGCCGGGTGCGTCGACCGGGCCCAGCGGATGGTCGCCGAAGGCTTCACCGCCCTCAAGTTCGACATCGACGACCTGCACCACCCGGCCAAGTTCGACGTCTTCAACCACACGGTCAACGCCGCCGAGCTGCGCTCGATGGTCGAGCGCGTGGCGGCCGTCCGCGAAGCGATCGGCCCGGACGTCGACCTGGCCATCGACCTGCACGCCCGCTACGACGTGCCGAGCGCGTGCCGGATCTCGTGGGAGCTCGAGCCCTTCGGCTTGATGTGGCTCGAGGAGCCGCTGCCGGCGGAGAACATCGACGCGCTGGTGCGGGTGCGCGCCCAGACCCGCACCCCGATCTGCGCCGGAGAAAACCTTTACCTGCGATGGGGATTCCGCGAGCTCCTCGAACGCGGCGCGGTGGACGTCATCGAGCCGGACGTGCCCAAGTGCGGCGGCCTCGCCGAGGCCAAGAAGATCGCCAACCTCGCGGAGCTGCACTACATCCCCTTCGCACCCCACCTGGTGTCCACGCCGCTGGGCACGATGGCCACGTCGCACCAGTGCGCGGCGATCCCCAACTTCTTCGTCCAGGAATGGCACGCCTTGGAGGAGCGCGCGGTGTGGGACAGCTACGTCCACGCCCCCGACGGAAGCGGCTCGATCGTCAAGGACGGCTACATCACGCTTCCGGACACGCCCGGCATAGGCGTGGAACTCGACATGGACGGCGTCCGGGCCCACGCCGTCGCGGGCTACGGGGTGTTCGAGTAG
- a CDS encoding ABC transporter permease yields MSVSFAHSVRAEWIKVRSLRSTWYTLACLFAVGLGITALAMNAAARQYPGDDPWDPTGRSLTSYIVAQLIVGVLGILVVTSEHATGLIRTSLTATPRRHRLLAAKVVVAVAVAVVAGQVLMFTAFFLGQAVLAAHGVPHARIGDPGVLSAVAGGGLYLAAIALLAVGLGTIMRATAGALATLVGIVFLVPGFAGLFPAWLHGLLFYWPTLGAAAVFKTVPDPDFPHPWLNLAGMCAGVAAVLAVAFVVFRRRDV; encoded by the coding sequence ATGAGCGTGTCCTTCGCCCACTCCGTCCGCGCCGAGTGGATCAAAGTACGCAGCCTGCGTTCCACCTGGTACACCCTCGCGTGCCTGTTCGCGGTCGGGCTCGGCATCACCGCCCTCGCCATGAACGCCGCCGCGCGGCAGTACCCCGGCGACGACCCCTGGGACCCGACCGGCCGCAGCCTGACGTCGTACATCGTCGCGCAGCTGATCGTCGGGGTGCTCGGCATCCTCGTCGTCACCTCCGAGCACGCGACCGGCCTGATCCGGACGTCCCTGACCGCCACGCCCCGGCGGCACCGGCTGCTGGCGGCCAAGGTGGTCGTGGCGGTCGCGGTCGCCGTGGTGGCGGGCCAGGTGCTGATGTTCACCGCCTTCTTCCTCGGCCAGGCCGTCCTCGCCGCCCATGGCGTACCGCACGCGCGGATCGGCGATCCCGGCGTGCTCTCCGCCGTGGCCGGCGGCGGGCTCTACCTCGCGGCGATCGCGCTGCTCGCGGTCGGGCTGGGCACGATCATGCGGGCGACGGCGGGCGCGCTCGCCACCCTGGTCGGGATCGTCTTCCTGGTCCCCGGCTTCGCGGGGCTCTTTCCGGCCTGGCTGCACGGCCTGCTCTTCTACTGGCCGACGCTCGGCGCGGCCGCGGTCTTCAAGACGGTCCCCGATCCCGATTTCCCGCACCCGTGGCTGAACCTGGCCGGGATGTGCGCCGGGGTCGCCGCCGTGCTGGCCGTGGCGTTCGTGGTCTTCCGGCGCCGGGACGTGTGA
- a CDS encoding FCD domain-containing protein, translating into MPRRQESPDAVKVRTLPVQVAAHLTRRIVSGEIEDGRAPSELEISSEFGVSRVVARETLKILASLDIVDVAQGRRVVVRPRAEWDYLSPLLIEWLPTESVDELLQELHQMRVLLEPELAAMAAASITDETLARLGDEIGRMATLETDPEAYLEVDHEFHMEICRAADNRILDRIMYSARWLGTASRRLTNEAPAGLRRATAQHTEIYEALVARDPAAARAAMRKHLSNNYSTLLAEKEQRSKRAARRR; encoded by the coding sequence ATGCCAAGGAGACAAGAGTCTCCGGACGCTGTCAAGGTCCGGACTCTTCCGGTGCAGGTGGCGGCCCACCTGACCCGGCGCATCGTCAGCGGCGAAATCGAGGACGGCCGGGCCCCGTCGGAACTCGAGATCTCGAGTGAGTTCGGGGTTTCCCGCGTGGTGGCGCGGGAGACGCTCAAGATCCTCGCCTCGCTCGACATCGTCGACGTGGCGCAGGGCCGCCGCGTCGTGGTGCGCCCCCGCGCGGAGTGGGATTACCTGAGCCCGTTGCTGATCGAGTGGCTGCCCACGGAAAGCGTCGACGAGCTGCTGCAGGAACTGCACCAGATGCGGGTCCTGCTCGAGCCCGAGCTGGCCGCCATGGCCGCGGCCAGCATCACCGACGAGACGCTGGCCCGGCTCGGGGACGAGATCGGCCGCATGGCGACGCTCGAGACGGACCCCGAGGCCTACCTCGAGGTCGACCACGAATTCCACATGGAGATCTGCCGGGCGGCCGACAACCGCATCCTCGACCGGATCATGTACTCCGCCCGCTGGCTCGGCACGGCCAGCCGGCGCCTCACCAACGAGGCACCGGCCGGGCTGCGCCGCGCCACCGCCCAGCACACGGAGATCTACGAGGCGCTGGTGGCGCGCGATCCGGCGGCCGCCCGCGCGGCGATGCGCAAGCACTTGAGCAACAACTACTCCACGCTCCTCGCGGAGAAGGAGCAGCGAAGCAAGCGGGCCGCACGGCGGCGCTAG